From a single Bacillus pseudomycoides DSM 12442 genomic region:
- a CDS encoding YqzL family protein — protein sequence MLDFTWKFFSKTGSIETYLLLKEMEKDVNDEMDQHEEELAHLDSPIS from the coding sequence ATGCTAGATTTTACCTGGAAGTTTTTCTCCAAAACAGGAAGCATTGAAACGTATTTGCTTTTGAAGGAAATGGAAAAAGACGTAAACGATGAGATGGATCAACATGAAGAGGAGCTAGCGCATCTAGATTCTCCAATTTCTTGA
- a CDS encoding YaiI/YqxD family protein has translation MQNISKILVDADACPVKDEIVQAGTKFHVEILFVASYAHRSKKQQGNWIYVDSEQDEVDFYIYKHAKASDHVITQDMGLAGLLVKKGVYVLSPRGTFVTDEQMDTILYSRYVSAKLRRQGTYTKGPKAFSTHDRQCFLINLEKILSNYKGIL, from the coding sequence ATGCAAAACATCAGTAAGATTCTAGTTGATGCAGATGCATGTCCTGTGAAGGATGAAATTGTGCAAGCTGGAACAAAATTCCATGTCGAAATTTTGTTTGTCGCATCCTACGCCCATCGTTCGAAAAAACAGCAAGGGAATTGGATATATGTGGATTCTGAGCAAGATGAGGTGGATTTTTATATCTATAAACACGCCAAAGCTTCAGATCACGTAATCACACAGGATATGGGACTTGCTGGTCTTCTTGTAAAAAAGGGAGTATATGTATTATCTCCACGAGGTACATTTGTGACTGATGAGCAAATGGATACAATTTTATATAGTAGGTATGTATCTGCGAAGTTACGCAGACAAGGGACCTACACAAAAGGTCCAAAAGCATTTTCAACCCATGATCGACAATGCTTTTTAATAAATTTAGAAAAAATATTGTCGAATTATAAAGGAATCCTTTAA
- a CDS encoding pyruvate, water dikinase regulatory protein, producing MDNKIVYVVSDSVGETADLVVRAAMGQFPFAPDIRRVPYVEDTGTLKEVISIAKSNRALICFTLVKPEMRQYLLAEAAKEGVEAYDIIGPLIDQIEEITGQVPRYEPGVVRRLDEEYFKKIEAIEFAVKYDDGRDARGILKADIVLIGISRTSKTPLSQYLAHNKRLKVANVPLVPEVDPPEELYQVAKEKCFGLKITPDKLNHIRKERLKSLGLSDGATYANINRIKEEIDHFEKVVSKINCQVIDVSNKAIEETANIIVNAVQNQKMF from the coding sequence ATGGATAATAAAATCGTATATGTCGTATCTGACTCTGTTGGAGAGACGGCTGATTTAGTTGTTCGAGCTGCAATGGGACAGTTTCCATTTGCTCCTGATATTAGACGTGTACCGTATGTGGAAGATACAGGGACATTAAAAGAGGTAATTTCAATTGCGAAAAGTAATCGAGCGCTTATTTGCTTTACGTTAGTAAAACCAGAAATGCGTCAGTATTTGTTAGCAGAAGCGGCAAAAGAGGGTGTAGAGGCATATGACATTATCGGGCCTCTTATCGATCAAATCGAAGAGATTACAGGACAAGTTCCAAGGTATGAACCTGGTGTTGTTCGTAGATTAGATGAAGAATATTTTAAAAAGATTGAAGCAATTGAGTTTGCTGTTAAATATGATGATGGTAGAGATGCACGTGGGATTTTAAAAGCTGATATCGTTTTAATTGGGATATCACGTACATCAAAGACGCCACTTTCACAATATTTAGCTCATAATAAACGATTGAAGGTTGCGAACGTACCACTTGTACCAGAAGTGGATCCGCCTGAAGAATTATATCAAGTTGCAAAAGAGAAATGTTTCGGTTTGAAAATTACACCGGATAAGTTAAATCACATTCGAAAAGAACGATTAAAATCACTTGGGTTAAGTGATGGAGCAACATATGCGAACATCAATCGTATTAAAGAAGAAATTGATCATTTTGAGAAGGTAGTAAGTAAAATAAACTGTCAAGTTATTGATGTGTCAAATAAGGCAATTGAGGAAACAGCGAATATTATTGTGAATGCAGTGCAAAACCAAAAAATGTTTTAG
- the era gene encoding GTPase Era: MNRKGYKSGFVSIIGRPNVGKSTFLNRIIGQKIAIMSDKPQTTRNKIQGVYTENDSQVIFIDTPGIHKPKHKLGDFMVKMAQTTLKEVDIVLFMVNAAEGFGRGEEFIIEKLQETKQPVFLVINKIDQVHPEQLLELIDQYRKLHEFAEIVPISALDGNNVEALIGAIKKYLPEGPQYYPDNQVTDHPERFIIAELIREKVLHLTREEVPHSVAVVIDAIQKREGGAVYVNATIIVERPSQKGIIIGKQGKMLKEVGKRARFDIEALLGSKVFLEVWVKVQKDWRNKMSQLRDLGFREDEY; the protein is encoded by the coding sequence ATGAATAGAAAAGGTTATAAATCAGGTTTTGTCTCTATAATTGGAAGACCGAATGTTGGAAAGTCTACATTTTTAAATCGAATTATCGGTCAAAAAATTGCAATTATGAGCGATAAACCACAAACAACTCGTAATAAAATTCAAGGTGTATACACAGAAAATGACTCACAAGTTATCTTTATTGATACGCCAGGAATACATAAGCCGAAGCATAAATTAGGCGATTTTATGGTGAAGATGGCACAAACGACATTAAAAGAAGTTGACATTGTATTATTTATGGTCAATGCTGCTGAAGGTTTTGGTCGTGGTGAAGAGTTTATTATCGAAAAATTACAAGAAACAAAGCAACCGGTATTTCTAGTAATCAATAAAATTGACCAAGTTCATCCGGAACAATTGCTGGAATTAATTGATCAATATCGTAAGTTACATGAATTTGCAGAAATTGTTCCGATTTCTGCATTGGATGGTAATAATGTTGAGGCGTTAATCGGTGCGATTAAAAAATATTTACCTGAAGGACCACAATACTATCCAGACAACCAAGTAACGGATCATCCAGAGCGATTTATTATTGCTGAGCTTATTCGTGAAAAGGTACTTCATTTAACACGTGAGGAAGTACCACATTCGGTAGCGGTTGTGATTGATGCGATTCAAAAGCGTGAAGGTGGAGCGGTCTATGTGAATGCGACAATTATTGTAGAGCGTCCATCGCAAAAAGGAATTATTATCGGAAAACAAGGGAAGATGCTGAAAGAAGTTGGAAAACGAGCTCGCTTTGATATTGAAGCACTTCTTGGTTCAAAAGTATTCTTAGAAGTGTGGGTAAAAGTACAAAAAGATTGGCGTAATAAAATGTCACAACTTCGCGATCTTGGCTTCCGTGAAGATGAGTATTAA
- a CDS encoding helix-turn-helix transcriptional regulator — MIIIELNKRQEHIIQIVKDHGPITGESIAAQLNLTRATLRPDLAILTMAGYLEARPRVGYFYTGKTGGQLLSEAVKKVKVQDYQSRPVVIDKNISVYDAICTMFLEDVGTLFVVDQATLLVGVVSRKDLLRASLGKQDLTSLPVNIIMTRMPNIAMCRREDSLYDVAMELIERQIDAVPVVKDTKQGLEVVGRITKTNITRAFVNLVNNE; from the coding sequence GTGATTATCATAGAACTGAATAAACGGCAAGAACATATCATTCAGATTGTAAAAGATCACGGTCCTATTACAGGGGAATCAATTGCGGCACAATTAAATTTAACACGTGCAACATTAAGACCTGACTTAGCGATTTTAACGATGGCAGGTTATTTAGAAGCACGTCCACGTGTCGGTTATTTTTATACAGGGAAAACTGGGGGACAGTTATTATCAGAAGCTGTTAAGAAAGTTAAGGTACAAGATTATCAATCTAGACCGGTTGTAATTGATAAAAATATTTCCGTATACGATGCGATTTGTACCATGTTTTTAGAAGATGTTGGTACTTTATTTGTTGTAGATCAAGCGACGCTTCTAGTTGGGGTAGTTTCTCGTAAAGATTTATTACGTGCAAGCTTAGGAAAGCAGGATTTAACATCGCTTCCGGTTAATATTATCATGACAAGGATGCCAAACATCGCAATGTGCCGTAGAGAGGATTCTCTATATGATGTTGCGATGGAATTAATAGAAAGACAGATTGATGCTGTACCAGTGGTAAAAGACACGAAACAAGGGTTAGAAGTTGTTGGTCGAATTACAAAAACAAATATTACGCGTGCGTTTGTAAATTTAGTAAACAATGAATAA
- the recO gene encoding DNA repair protein RecO codes for MFQKVEGIVIRTTDYGETNKIVTIFSRELGKVSAMARGAKKPKSRLASISQLMMHGHFLIQMGSGLGTLQQGEIISSMKEIREDIFLTAYASFIVELTDKATEDKKHNPYLFEMLHQTLHYMCEGVDAEVLSLIYQTKMLPVLGMHPYFDTCAICHQEADFVAFSVREGGFLCSRHAQQDPYRIPVGEAVHKLLRLFYHFDLARLGNVSVKDGTKRQIRTVLNTYYDEYCGIYLKSRRFLEQLDKFQI; via the coding sequence ATGTTTCAAAAAGTTGAGGGAATTGTCATCCGGACAACAGATTACGGAGAAACGAATAAAATTGTTACGATATTTTCCCGTGAGCTTGGAAAGGTAAGTGCAATGGCAAGAGGGGCGAAAAAACCGAAAAGTAGGTTAGCATCTATTTCGCAACTTATGATGCACGGTCACTTTCTGATTCAAATGGGGTCTGGACTTGGGACTTTGCAGCAAGGTGAAATAATTTCATCTATGAAAGAAATTCGTGAAGATATATTTTTAACTGCTTATGCATCATTTATCGTGGAATTGACCGATAAAGCAACTGAAGATAAGAAACATAATCCGTATTTATTTGAAATGTTACATCAAACGTTGCACTATATGTGTGAGGGTGTTGATGCTGAAGTATTGTCTTTAATTTATCAAACGAAAATGCTCCCAGTACTAGGGATGCATCCATACTTTGATACATGTGCAATTTGTCACCAAGAAGCAGATTTTGTCGCCTTCTCTGTCCGAGAAGGCGGTTTTCTGTGCTCGCGTCATGCGCAGCAAGATCCATACCGTATTCCGGTGGGAGAGGCTGTTCATAAATTGCTACGTCTCTTTTATCATTTTGATTTAGCTCGCCTTGGTAATGTATCTGTTAAGGATGGAACGAAGCGGCAAATACGTACAGTATTAAATACATATTATGATGAATATTGCGGAATCTATTTGAAATCAAGGCGTTTTCTTGAACAACTTGATAAATTTCAAATATAA